From Natronorubrum halophilum, a single genomic window includes:
- a CDS encoding AbrB/MazE/SpoVT family DNA-binding domain-containing protein, with protein MSSSTRDPEVVRVSQKGQATIPKTLREKFGIDTPGEVFIYEEDERIIVEPVPSLEELGGIHADTDRERGDVLERVRELKHEERQREEARADRVRPADSEDE; from the coding sequence ATGTCGAGTAGTACTCGAGACCCAGAGGTCGTACGCGTCTCGCAAAAGGGACAGGCAACGATCCCGAAGACGCTCCGAGAGAAGTTCGGGATCGACACCCCTGGTGAGGTGTTCATTTACGAGGAAGACGAGCGAATCATTGTCGAACCGGTTCCGTCGCTCGAAGAATTAGGCGGGATTCACGCCGATACTGACCGCGAGCGTGGCGACGTACTCGAGCGGGTTCGCGAACTGAAACACGAGGAACGGCAGCGTGAAGAGGCCCGTGCTGACCGAGTCCGACCAGCTGACTCGGAGGATGAATGA
- a CDS encoding PIN domain-containing protein: MSDRYVFDTEAIIAYLYDEPGRSVVEEYLRDVRDGAVEGVLAETNAGEVLYLVARFEGIGDKPTTDSLRTADRDLRALERWGIQIERADWRLAAEVKADGHISFADAHGVALAHERDATLIAGADDDFETLSVDVDVVRFREDGV; encoded by the coding sequence ATGAGCGACCGGTACGTCTTTGACACCGAAGCGATCATCGCATATCTCTACGACGAGCCAGGTCGGAGCGTCGTCGAAGAGTATCTTCGAGACGTTCGCGACGGGGCTGTCGAAGGGGTGCTGGCAGAAACCAACGCTGGTGAAGTACTCTATCTCGTTGCACGCTTCGAAGGAATTGGCGATAAACCCACGACAGACTCACTTCGGACCGCCGATCGCGATCTCCGTGCGCTTGAGCGGTGGGGGATTCAAATCGAACGAGCTGACTGGCGGCTTGCCGCCGAGGTGAAGGCGGATGGTCACATTTCGTTCGCGGACGCCCATGGCGTTGCACTCGCCCACGAGAGGGATGCGACACTCATCGCCGGTGCTGATGACGACTTCGAGACGCTTTCGGTCGATGTCGACGTAGTCCGGTTTCGTGAGGATGGTGTATGA
- a CDS encoding MBL fold metallo-hydrolase: MRVSYQHANVHSGNESTLLRFTTEDGTRACVLVDAGDGVDVESMLGDDEYLNAILLTHAHIDHYRTLARNVQHSAPIYTSPATATILEQALPEAQKDNDLGDISVALDALDPIDEWTSILPTLEVRPIAAGHTPGAAGFILRFRDENASDDPLSAEQHLLVTGDFTTRPCAGFPGLETAYPFDIDCVLLNVSSDDSYTAALNESLETVLERTFAGSRVVIATSSLTGVHYATLLAHVATALERELPITLVGQAAKLYNALEYGEPSVTPVEVFERPAEVLEAGGVTITGPESPTTESSHRLLETIGDDPGALFLQLATGNGDGIPNTQCTTRSVRLCNHPTLETIDNVVCSLAPIEVVIKHARGDTLNRFQRRFDRCFTWGTNDQDVHRLYEDGRWNAPGWIAEATARQIRRRHWEAVQEQSLEANATLNVNRRESIDLEAEGVNLDALEATFARTAVDPYTSTDSDAVASDTETLPAETESFEEQSLEAELLARLDAIDAKLECSEETVRARVLSGGESDHFLHLLDPAELEPGEIIEITLKTDPRSE; this comes from the coding sequence ATGCGTGTCTCCTACCAACACGCGAACGTTCACAGCGGCAACGAGTCGACGCTCCTGCGCTTCACCACTGAGGATGGCACGCGTGCGTGTGTTCTCGTCGATGCTGGCGACGGTGTCGACGTCGAATCCATGCTCGGCGACGACGAGTACCTGAACGCAATTTTGCTCACTCACGCACATATCGATCACTACCGAACACTCGCGAGAAACGTACAACACAGCGCCCCTATTTACACCTCACCTGCAACGGCGACGATCCTCGAGCAGGCATTACCTGAAGCCCAGAAGGACAACGACCTCGGCGATATCTCGGTTGCGCTTGACGCTCTTGACCCGATCGACGAGTGGACGTCGATTCTCCCCACGCTCGAGGTCCGACCGATTGCAGCTGGACACACGCCTGGTGCTGCCGGATTCATACTCAGATTTCGCGACGAGAACGCGAGCGACGACCCCCTCAGCGCCGAGCAACACCTGCTCGTTACCGGGGATTTCACGACGCGACCGTGCGCCGGGTTTCCAGGGCTCGAGACCGCGTACCCGTTCGATATCGACTGTGTGTTGTTGAACGTCTCGAGCGACGATTCGTACACGGCCGCGCTCAACGAGTCACTCGAGACGGTGCTCGAGCGTACGTTCGCCGGTTCACGAGTCGTGATCGCAACGAGCTCGCTCACTGGCGTCCACTACGCGACGCTCCTCGCACACGTTGCAACGGCGCTCGAACGCGAGTTGCCGATCACCCTCGTCGGACAGGCGGCCAAACTGTACAACGCACTCGAATACGGCGAGCCATCGGTTACACCTGTTGAAGTGTTCGAGCGACCTGCGGAGGTACTCGAAGCCGGTGGCGTGACGATTACGGGTCCAGAGTCGCCGACGACCGAGAGTTCCCATCGACTTCTCGAAACAATTGGCGACGATCCAGGAGCGCTGTTTCTCCAACTCGCGACGGGAAACGGTGACGGCATCCCGAATACTCAGTGTACGACGCGATCGGTTCGGCTATGCAACCATCCCACACTCGAGACGATCGACAACGTCGTCTGCTCACTCGCCCCGATCGAGGTCGTGATCAAACACGCAAGAGGCGATACACTCAACCGGTTTCAACGCCGCTTCGATCGGTGTTTCACCTGGGGAACAAACGACCAGGACGTCCACCGACTCTACGAAGATGGACGCTGGAACGCCCCCGGGTGGATCGCAGAAGCGACTGCGAGACAGATTCGTAGACGCCACTGGGAGGCGGTACAGGAACAATCTCTCGAGGCTAATGCCACGTTGAATGTCAACCGACGCGAATCGATCGATCTCGAGGCCGAAGGCGTCAACCTCGACGCCCTCGAGGCAACGTTTGCACGGACTGCGGTAGATCCGTATACGTCGACGGACTCAGACGCTGTGGCATCTGACACTGAGACGCTTCCTGCAGAAACGGAATCATTTGAAGAACAGTCGCTTGAGGCAGAACTCCTCGCTCGACTCGATGCGATCGACGCGAAACTCGAGTGTTCCGAAGAGACAGTCAGGGCTCGTGTATTAAGTGGGGGAGAAAGCGACCACTTTCTCCACCTTCTGGATCCGGCGGAACTCGAACCTGGTGAGATTATCGAAATAACGCTCAAGACAGATCCACGCAGCGAGTAG
- a CDS encoding alpha/beta fold hydrolase: MAVTETSPDTDASLLTVHGLESSYREINDLQLHVVAVGDPDDPLVVLLHGHPDFWYGWRDQIGPLVDAGFRVVVPDQRGCNLSDAPDGIDAYRLSTLVADVCELIHGEGQESAHVVGHDFGGFVAWHLALRHPSIVNHLGILNVPHPTVYRKTLRSSPQQIIRSWYVWFYQIPTLPEWLLRRNDMDNMVDSLETTSNEGTFDGETIKRYKTAWQYTGIEPRINWYRGFRRSVSPPRDTVTQPTLICWGEDDIALRPSMAEESVEYCNDGQLRMFPDASHWVHNEREEVTEELIQHLA, translated from the coding sequence ATGGCAGTCACAGAAACGTCCCCGGACACAGATGCATCGTTACTTACTGTACACGGGCTCGAATCCTCCTACCGCGAAATTAACGACTTGCAATTACACGTCGTGGCCGTGGGCGACCCCGACGATCCACTGGTCGTCCTCCTACACGGCCATCCCGATTTCTGGTACGGCTGGCGCGACCAGATCGGCCCGCTCGTTGACGCCGGCTTCCGTGTGGTCGTTCCGGATCAGCGGGGTTGTAATCTGAGCGACGCTCCCGACGGTATCGATGCCTATCGGCTCTCGACTCTCGTAGCTGACGTCTGCGAGCTGATCCATGGCGAGGGACAGGAGTCAGCCCATGTCGTTGGGCACGACTTTGGTGGTTTTGTCGCTTGGCACCTCGCTCTTCGGCACCCATCCATAGTCAATCACCTCGGAATCTTGAACGTCCCCCATCCGACGGTCTATAGAAAGACCCTCCGCTCAAGTCCCCAGCAGATCATCCGGAGCTGGTACGTATGGTTCTACCAGATCCCTACGCTCCCCGAATGGCTTTTACGTCGGAACGACATGGACAATATGGTCGATTCCCTCGAAACCACGTCAAATGAAGGTACGTTCGACGGCGAAACGATCAAGCGCTACAAGACGGCTTGGCAATACACCGGCATCGAGCCAAGGATTAACTGGTATCGGGGGTTCCGTCGGTCAGTCAGCCCTCCGCGGGACACTGTTACCCAGCCAACGCTAATTTGCTGGGGCGAAGATGACATCGCTCTCCGCCCCTCGATGGCCGAAGAGAGCGTCGAATACTGCAACGACGGGCAGCTCCGGATGTTCCCCGATGCGTCACACTGGGTCCATAACGAGCGTGAAGAAGTGACTGAAGAACTGATCCAGCATCTCGCATAG
- a CDS encoding helix-turn-helix domain-containing protein, which translates to MKYLHLSLQYEREVQHPMQQLLTDSETLERSWLITWNLLGEGNIIHTLFYLIGDRERYKQHIAGAEGTVDYNITPVDDSSFYAYVQEREKEIFKRFRTAFQKPSVVVVPPLAYRPNGRVDFNVVGKPEDLAGILDRLPDEITAEVSEIGEYDVRPSVPAADLTARQREALRAAVEVGFYEYPRTGSVADVAEILDCATSTASNHLQKAEARLVRRFIGNRRPR; encoded by the coding sequence ATGAAATACCTTCATCTGTCGCTGCAGTACGAGCGGGAGGTCCAGCATCCGATGCAGCAGCTCCTGACTGATTCTGAGACTCTTGAGCGCAGTTGGCTCATCACGTGGAACTTGCTGGGTGAGGGAAACATCATCCATACGTTATTTTATCTTATCGGCGATCGGGAACGATACAAACAACACATTGCTGGTGCCGAGGGGACGGTCGACTACAATATTACACCCGTTGACGACAGCTCTTTCTACGCATACGTTCAGGAGCGTGAAAAGGAGATCTTCAAGCGCTTCCGGACAGCATTCCAAAAGCCGTCAGTGGTTGTTGTGCCCCCACTCGCCTATCGACCCAACGGGAGGGTAGACTTCAACGTCGTCGGCAAGCCTGAAGATCTAGCAGGGATTCTTGATAGGTTGCCTGACGAAATCACTGCAGAGGTGTCTGAGATCGGCGAGTACGACGTTCGCCCAAGCGTCCCTGCTGCCGATCTCACAGCCCGGCAGCGTGAGGCGCTTCGAGCGGCGGTTGAGGTTGGGTTCTATGAATATCCCCGGACCGGGAGTGTCGCAGACGTAGCCGAGATTCTCGACTGTGCAACGAGCACTGCCTCGAACCATCTACAGAAGGCAGAAGCACGGCTTGTCAGACGATTTATCGGAAATAGACGGCCCCGTTGA
- a CDS encoding short-chain fatty acid transporter, giving the protein MPNILKQMANRFNVGIEKYMPHSFVFAIILTFAAYVAALLLTSTGPSQIVIEWNNEFWGFLEFAMQLVVIIVTGYGIASAPITRRIISKLVRIPNTPLQAYFSIAIFGFFVTLIHWGLGLVSVSLYAIFLGKERDDIDFGYTVAMAYSGATVGSAGSISQTAPLLVNTPDHFMEDQIGLIPLNETIFSLFHLSIVWGVFLLLLVIIYFTYPTQENTDPLPEERVDELLPEYHQDFDSTTIAGRFNGSRLFNTGIVLLGGSISIWLIISEGAFQMLELNTMNLIFLIIGIGLHKNIVSYAKSITDAAERCGQVILQFPFYGGIQGILIGTGLTTILIDSITGVSSAETFPFFTWFMTGIVNVFVPSGGGQYIVTAEFLHPAAESMGVSHAVIVSAYTVGDVWTNLLNPFWALPVLGIAGLQVRDIWGYVLMVLIGYGLVAGSITLLFPMLGIV; this is encoded by the coding sequence ATGCCAAACATACTCAAGCAAATGGCAAATAGATTTAATGTTGGTATTGAAAAGTATATGCCGCACTCGTTCGTTTTCGCGATCATTCTAACGTTCGCGGCATACGTAGCAGCACTCCTGCTGACATCTACGGGCCCATCTCAAATTGTCATCGAGTGGAACAACGAGTTTTGGGGCTTCCTCGAATTCGCGATGCAACTAGTTGTCATAATTGTGACAGGATACGGTATTGCTTCTGCACCAATCACGAGACGCATTATTAGTAAATTAGTTCGCATCCCGAATACTCCTTTGCAAGCATACTTCTCGATTGCAATCTTCGGATTCTTCGTCACCCTCATCCACTGGGGACTCGGGCTAGTCTCCGTCTCGCTCTACGCGATTTTCCTCGGGAAAGAACGGGACGATATCGATTTCGGATACACCGTCGCGATGGCGTACTCTGGAGCGACGGTCGGTTCCGCCGGCTCGATATCACAGACGGCGCCCCTGTTGGTAAACACGCCCGATCACTTCATGGAAGATCAGATCGGGCTCATTCCGCTTAACGAAACGATATTTAGTCTGTTCCATTTATCGATCGTGTGGGGTGTTTTCCTCTTGTTGCTCGTGATAATCTACTTCACGTATCCGACGCAGGAGAATACGGATCCACTCCCCGAGGAGCGAGTAGACGAACTGCTTCCGGAATACCACCAGGACTTCGATTCGACGACGATCGCAGGTCGTTTCAACGGTTCGCGATTGTTTAATACCGGTATCGTTTTACTAGGCGGATCCATTTCTATCTGGCTGATCATCTCAGAGGGAGCGTTCCAGATGTTGGAACTCAATACGATGAATCTGATATTCCTCATAATCGGTATCGGACTCCACAAGAACATAGTCAGCTACGCCAAATCGATAACCGATGCCGCGGAGCGATGCGGACAAGTGATTCTTCAGTTCCCCTTCTACGGTGGTATCCAGGGGATCTTGATCGGAACCGGACTCACAACGATTCTCATTGATTCCATCACGGGTGTTTCTTCAGCGGAAACATTCCCCTTCTTCACGTGGTTCATGACCGGAATCGTCAACGTGTTCGTCCCGTCGGGTGGTGGTCAGTATATCGTCACCGCCGAATTTCTGCACCCCGCCGCGGAGAGCATGGGGGTTTCACACGCAGTTATCGTCTCGGCCTATACCGTCGGTGACGTCTGGACGAACCTCCTCAACCCATTCTGGGCGCTGCCCGTTCTCGGTATCGCTGGATTGCAGGTTCGAGACATCTGGGGATACGTTCTTATGGTGCTAATCGGCTACGGACTGGTGGCTGGCAGTATTACGCTGCTCTTCCCGATGCTTGGAATCGTCTGA
- a CDS encoding SDR family NAD(P)-dependent oxidoreductase has product MLKDRVCIICGAGNGLGEETAVAMADHGAKVVVNDLGVDVSGKGSDEKPANETVQRIRDNGGEAIAHFGNVSDINYTQQLIEDTVTRYGRVDSIANFAGVLRDRMIFNMDEEDFDAVIEVHLKGHFSLLHSAAVHWRSKFKENNGFDRQRSFMCVSSGVTAGNPGQANYSAAKAGILGLMRAAALELHQYDVRVNALWPTAMTRMTEDLSWIDMNEKEMGPHHVPGVPVFLASDNATDVTGCTVAIAGGQLSIVSDPERERSLSKDVVAEGRWTAQEVRDRWENLTEDFETTRMTSGW; this is encoded by the coding sequence ATGCTCAAAGATAGAGTGTGTATTATCTGTGGTGCCGGTAACGGACTCGGAGAAGAAACGGCGGTAGCAATGGCTGACCACGGTGCAAAAGTGGTAGTAAATGATCTCGGTGTTGATGTCTCTGGCAAGGGATCGGACGAAAAGCCAGCAAATGAGACAGTCCAGCGCATTAGGGACAACGGCGGCGAGGCAATAGCCCATTTTGGGAACGTTTCTGACATAAACTATACCCAGCAACTCATCGAAGACACAGTTACGCGGTACGGGCGTGTGGATAGTATTGCAAACTTTGCGGGAGTACTCCGAGATAGAATGATTTTCAATATGGACGAGGAGGACTTCGATGCGGTCATCGAAGTCCATTTGAAGGGGCATTTTTCCCTGTTACATAGCGCCGCCGTACATTGGCGATCCAAATTCAAGGAGAATAACGGTTTCGACCGCCAGCGGTCGTTTATGTGCGTTTCGAGTGGTGTCACAGCTGGAAATCCTGGTCAAGCGAACTACTCCGCGGCGAAAGCTGGCATCTTAGGATTAATGCGAGCAGCAGCGCTGGAACTACACCAATACGATGTCCGCGTGAACGCGCTGTGGCCTACTGCTATGACACGGATGACTGAGGACTTGTCCTGGATCGACATGAACGAAAAAGAAATGGGGCCACACCATGTCCCCGGCGTCCCGGTGTTCCTCGCAAGTGATAATGCCACGGATGTAACGGGTTGTACCGTCGCCATCGCAGGCGGCCAACTTTCAATCGTCTCCGATCCGGAACGTGAACGTTCACTCTCGAAAGATGTCGTTGCGGAGGGCCGATGGACCGCTCAAGAGGTTCGTGACCGGTGGGAGAATCTCACCGAAGATTTCGAAACTACGCGGATGACTTCCGGTTGGTAA
- a CDS encoding ABC transporter permease, producing the protein MPVIAGLALLRYSVRIGIPSGHPRIILVHSILVFPFVFLIARSRLLTFDDRLEQASRVLGANRPETFLNVVLPILTSSIIAGIFIAFIISFGEFTATQFLVTPDTTTVPIIIYNQIQTGLSPEISALATVLVGLMIVFGVVGDFVT; encoded by the coding sequence TTGCCCGTCATTGCGGGTCTAGCGCTGCTGCGTTACAGCGTACGCATCGGTATCCCGTCGGGTCACCCGAGAATAATCCTCGTCCACTCGATCTTGGTATTCCCCTTCGTCTTTTTGATCGCCCGCTCGCGGCTGCTTACGTTCGATGATCGACTCGAGCAGGCATCGCGTGTCCTTGGAGCTAACCGACCTGAAACGTTTCTCAACGTCGTTCTACCGATCCTCACATCGTCGATTATCGCCGGGATATTCATCGCATTTATCATCTCATTCGGTGAGTTTACTGCGACTCAGTTCCTGGTCACACCGGATACGACAACCGTTCCGATCATCATCTACAACCAGATTCAAACGGGACTGAGTCCCGAGATCAGCGCTCTTGCAACTGTGTTGGTCGGTCTTATGATCGTCTTTGGTGTCGTCGGCGACTTCGTCACCTGA
- a CDS encoding enoyl-CoA hydratase/isomerase family protein: MCDTDYDNVYIEREDSLATIYVDRPEVRNSVNLDTIVEITNAIKKVGRDEKTRVIVLTGHGERAFIGGGDIKQFQDKSGIWFQREFRPATHDLERAIEESMHPVLAAVNGDALGGGTEIAMMCDMIVAAASARFGQPEIRLGIIPNAGGTQRLAHLVGSLKAKELILTGRHISAEEAADIGLINEVVSDDAFEERVCELAAELAAGPALAQWFGKRAVNATRTNLNTGLQLEAALSGLLFNTRDKEEGMGAFFEDRDPNFEGYSKDEDGRNQS, from the coding sequence ATGTGCGATACAGATTACGATAACGTGTATATCGAACGGGAAGACTCATTAGCAACAATCTACGTGGATCGTCCTGAGGTGAGGAACTCAGTTAATTTGGATACTATCGTCGAGATCACTAACGCGATTAAAAAAGTAGGTCGAGACGAAAAAACGCGTGTGATTGTTTTAACGGGACACGGTGAACGAGCGTTTATCGGTGGTGGTGACATTAAACAATTTCAGGATAAATCCGGCATCTGGTTTCAGCGAGAATTCCGTCCTGCGACCCATGACTTAGAACGGGCTATAGAAGAGTCAATGCACCCGGTTCTTGCCGCAGTTAACGGTGATGCTCTAGGTGGTGGCACCGAGATAGCCATGATGTGTGACATGATAGTTGCCGCTGCATCTGCGAGGTTCGGTCAACCCGAGATCAGACTAGGAATAATTCCTAATGCTGGTGGTACCCAACGTCTAGCACATCTCGTCGGATCCCTAAAAGCAAAGGAACTGATCCTAACTGGGCGCCACATCTCCGCTGAAGAAGCTGCTGATATCGGTCTTATCAATGAAGTAGTCTCTGATGATGCGTTCGAAGAACGAGTTTGCGAACTTGCGGCAGAACTCGCTGCTGGCCCTGCTCTTGCTCAGTGGTTCGGTAAGCGTGCTGTGAACGCAACCCGTACGAATCTGAATACGGGGTTACAGTTGGAGGCAGCGCTGTCTGGATTGTTATTCAACACTCGCGACAAAGAGGAAGGTATGGGAGCGTTTTTCGAAGACAGGGATCCCAACTTCGAAGGTTACAGTAAAGATGAAGATGGGCGGAACCAGTCATAA